One segment of Streptomyces sp. XD-27 DNA contains the following:
- a CDS encoding transporter — translation MSTSSPTSISDAPDPAAASFSGVPVSVTVPVFVRLKLALLHNGLRQNGRRRAAYITSIVLTALFTALQLLGLIALRGHDHATALVTTAIAVLALGWAVMPLFFSAGDETLDPSRLVMLPLRPGPLMVALLLSSLIGVGPLFTLTMAIGSVVAVAHGGAAAAAGALAVVLVLLVCVALARAVATANLRLLTSRKGRDLALLSGLIIAVGFQFVNLGMQKLSGENGLSTLEPAADVLRWVPPAAAIDAVWGIGDGAYGTALGQLALTAAALVLLLVWWHRSLTRLMTAADSSTLQAAEPAQGAGARAGAATAAGAGTGARGLARLLPAGRTGTVMERTFRYAWRDPKTKTGWATALVAGLLLPVVYALQGSGDIYGACWACGLLGMQMYNQFGQDTSAFWMVAQTITGPRDAYLELRGRALALVLVGVPYVTAVVALAAALLDGWAEFPEALGMTYALLGAMLATGALSSALYPYTIPQDSGFKNVHPSQASMGTLSIFGGMLLGAVLCLPVVGVTIWLHVAGAHGLLWLVLPLGLAYGAGLTVAGLRLAAPKVAERLPEILTAVSK, via the coding sequence GGCAGAACGGCCGCCGCCGGGCCGCGTACATCACCTCGATCGTGCTGACGGCCCTGTTCACCGCCCTCCAGCTGCTCGGCCTGATCGCGCTGCGCGGCCATGACCACGCGACCGCGCTCGTCACCACCGCCATAGCCGTCCTGGCGCTCGGCTGGGCCGTCATGCCGCTGTTCTTCTCCGCCGGCGACGAGACCCTCGACCCGAGCCGACTGGTGATGCTGCCGCTGCGGCCGGGCCCGCTCATGGTCGCCCTGCTGCTCTCCTCGCTGATCGGCGTCGGCCCGCTGTTCACCCTGACCATGGCCATCGGCTCGGTCGTCGCCGTCGCGCACGGCGGCGCCGCCGCGGCCGCCGGCGCGCTCGCCGTCGTCCTCGTCCTGCTGGTGTGCGTGGCCCTGGCCCGCGCCGTCGCCACCGCCAACCTGCGCCTGCTGACCAGCCGCAAGGGGCGCGACCTGGCGCTGCTCAGCGGCCTGATCATCGCCGTCGGCTTCCAGTTCGTGAACCTCGGCATGCAGAAGCTGTCCGGCGAGAACGGGCTCTCCACGCTCGAACCGGCCGCCGACGTGCTGCGCTGGGTGCCGCCCGCCGCCGCGATCGACGCCGTGTGGGGTATCGGCGACGGCGCGTACGGCACGGCGCTGGGCCAACTCGCCCTGACCGCCGCCGCGCTGGTGCTGCTGCTGGTCTGGTGGCACCGCAGCCTCACCCGGCTCATGACCGCCGCGGACTCCTCCACCCTCCAGGCCGCCGAACCGGCACAGGGCGCGGGTGCGCGCGCGGGTGCGGCTACGGCCGCGGGCGCCGGTACGGGGGCGCGCGGCCTTGCCCGGCTGCTGCCCGCGGGCCGTACGGGCACGGTCATGGAGCGGACCTTCCGCTACGCCTGGCGCGATCCGAAGACGAAGACCGGCTGGGCCACTGCGCTGGTCGCCGGGCTCCTGCTCCCGGTCGTCTACGCCCTCCAGGGCAGCGGGGACATCTACGGGGCGTGCTGGGCGTGCGGGCTGCTGGGCATGCAGATGTACAACCAGTTCGGCCAGGACACCTCAGCGTTCTGGATGGTGGCGCAGACGATCACGGGACCGCGCGACGCCTACCTCGAACTGCGCGGCCGGGCCCTGGCGCTGGTGCTGGTGGGCGTGCCGTACGTCACCGCGGTGGTGGCCCTCGCGGCGGCCTTGCTCGACGGGTGGGCGGAGTTCCCCGAGGCACTCGGCATGACGTATGCCCTGCTCGGCGCCATGCTGGCCACCGGAGCCCTGTCCTCCGCCCTCTACCCGTACACCATCCCGCAGGACAGCGGCTTCAAGAACGTCCACCCGTCGCAGGCCTCCATGGGCACGCTGAGCATCTTCGGCGGCATGCTGCTGGGCGCGGTCCTGTGCCTCCCGGTGGTCGGCGTCACCATCTGGCTGCACGTGGCGGGCGCACACGGCCTGCTGTGGCTGGTCCTGCCGCTGGGGCTGGCGTACGGCGCGGGGCTGACGGTGGCGGGACTGCGCCTGGCGGCGCCGAAGGTGGCCGAGAGGCTGCCGGAGATCCTGACGGCGGTCAGCAAGTAG